A stretch of the Actinoalloteichus fjordicus genome encodes the following:
- a CDS encoding polyprenyl synthetase family protein, giving the protein MTRTGDHAATSAELGGPEGSTTPEPVFRAGDAEVVRAVDGHLARYLAARRAESLALDDDFTVELVDPLVSFVRDGGKRIRPLFAWWGWRAAGGAATGAEADAVLRAVSAVELVHACALVHDDVMDGSDVRRGRPAVHVAMESMHRDAGMRGDGANFGRSVAVLVGDLALCWADDMLHQSGVPHELLHRAGAAWRAMRTEMMAGQFLDLRTQAAGSESIEAALRVNLLKTAGYTVQQPLRLGALLGGAGHDVTTALHEYGADLGIAFQLRDDLLGVFGEPETTGKPAGDDIREGKHTVLVNEALRLADAEGRPGSGATLRAALGDADLSPQRLVEVRSLLVESGAVDLVERRIESLAASAVERLSTVDLPEPAAARLRTLADAMIRRDV; this is encoded by the coding sequence ATGACTCGAACCGGTGACCACGCGGCCACGAGCGCCGAGCTGGGCGGACCCGAGGGCTCGACGACACCCGAGCCGGTGTTCCGGGCAGGCGACGCCGAGGTGGTCCGTGCCGTCGACGGCCATCTGGCTCGCTACCTGGCCGCCCGTCGAGCCGAGTCGCTCGCCCTCGACGACGACTTCACCGTGGAGCTGGTCGACCCGCTCGTCTCCTTCGTCCGCGACGGCGGCAAGCGAATCCGCCCGCTGTTCGCGTGGTGGGGCTGGCGGGCGGCAGGCGGCGCCGCGACCGGGGCCGAGGCCGACGCGGTGCTGCGCGCCGTCAGCGCGGTGGAGCTGGTGCACGCCTGCGCGCTGGTGCACGACGACGTGATGGACGGCTCCGACGTCCGCCGTGGGCGGCCCGCCGTGCACGTGGCCATGGAGTCGATGCACCGGGACGCCGGGATGCGCGGCGACGGTGCGAACTTCGGCCGGTCGGTGGCCGTCCTGGTCGGCGACCTGGCGCTGTGCTGGGCCGACGACATGCTGCACCAGTCCGGGGTGCCGCACGAACTGCTGCACCGCGCGGGCGCCGCGTGGCGGGCCATGCGCACCGAGATGATGGCGGGACAGTTCCTCGACCTGCGTACTCAGGCGGCGGGCAGCGAGTCGATCGAGGCCGCGCTGCGGGTGAACCTGCTCAAGACGGCGGGCTACACCGTGCAGCAGCCGCTGCGCCTCGGTGCGCTGCTGGGCGGCGCGGGCCACGACGTGACGACCGCGCTCCATGAGTACGGCGCCGATCTCGGCATCGCGTTCCAGCTCCGAGACGACCTGCTCGGCGTCTTCGGCGAGCCCGAGACCACCGGAAAGCCCGCAGGCGACGACATCCGCGAGGGCAAGCACACCGTGCTGGTCAACGAGGCGCTGCGGCTCGCCGATGCCGAGGGCCGTCCCGGCTCCGGTGCGACGCTGCGTGCCGCGCTCGGCGACGCCGACCTCTCGCCGCAACGACTTGTCGAGGTCAGGAGCCTGCTCGTCGAGTCGGGCGCGGTGGACCTCGTGGAGCGACGCATCGAGTCGCTCGCCGCCTCGGCGGTGGAGCGGCTGTCGACCGTCGACCTGCCGGAACCGGCCGCCGCCCGGCTGCGCACCCTGGCCGACGCGATGATCCGTCGTGATGTCTGA
- the crtI gene encoding phytoene desaturase family protein — translation MSEPAHRRRRGWAGTLRPERGMSGRTDHVVVVGAGLAGLSAALHLLGAGRRVTVVESASHPGGRAGLLDAAGYRVDTGPTVLTMPEVVADALGAVGESLADRLDLVPLHPAYQARFADGSALAVHSDAAAMEAEVRRFAGPREAAGYRRLRRWLTELYEAQFDRFIAANLGSPLDLMHPAAARLVALGGLGRLGPAVGRHLRDERLRRVFSFQALYAGLSPQRAMAAYGVIAYLDTVGGVWFPKGGMRALPRALADAAAAHGAEFRYDSPVRRLERVGDRVRAVHTDQERIECDAVVLTPDLPVAYRLLGRTPRRLVPLRWSPSAVVLHLGVASGAQADPAHHVISFGGAWRRTFREIIDEGRLMSDPSLLVTRPTVTDPTLAPDGRELLYLLAPAPNLAVGRQDWARIGPAYRDELIAVATRRGLLIGEPDIDLNHLVTPRDWAEGGHGAGTPFSLAHTLSQTGPFRPGNRVAGTVNVALAGSGTTPGVGVPTALISGKLAAARVTGIPAGPGRSRQGRTHGR, via the coding sequence ATGTCTGAGCCTGCCCACCGTCGCCGCCGAGGCTGGGCAGGCACCCTGCGTCCGGAGCGTGGGATGAGCGGGCGGACCGACCATGTCGTGGTCGTCGGCGCCGGGCTCGCCGGGCTGTCCGCCGCGCTGCACCTGCTCGGCGCGGGCCGCCGGGTCACCGTCGTCGAGTCCGCGAGTCACCCGGGAGGCAGGGCGGGCCTGCTGGACGCGGCGGGCTATCGGGTGGACACCGGACCCACCGTGCTGACCATGCCCGAGGTCGTCGCCGACGCACTCGGCGCCGTGGGCGAGTCACTGGCCGACCGACTCGACCTGGTGCCACTGCACCCGGCCTACCAGGCACGCTTCGCCGACGGCAGCGCACTGGCCGTGCACTCCGACGCGGCGGCGATGGAGGCAGAGGTCCGCCGGTTCGCCGGGCCTCGGGAGGCGGCGGGCTACCGGCGACTGCGACGGTGGCTGACCGAACTCTACGAGGCGCAGTTCGACCGGTTCATCGCCGCGAACCTGGGCTCGCCGCTGGACCTGATGCACCCGGCGGCGGCCCGGCTCGTCGCGCTCGGCGGCCTCGGCAGGCTCGGACCTGCGGTGGGCAGGCACCTGCGGGATGAGCGGCTGCGGCGGGTGTTCTCCTTCCAGGCGCTGTACGCGGGTCTGTCGCCGCAGCGCGCCATGGCCGCCTACGGCGTGATCGCCTATCTGGACACCGTCGGCGGCGTGTGGTTCCCGAAGGGCGGCATGCGGGCCCTGCCCCGTGCCCTCGCCGACGCCGCCGCCGCACACGGCGCCGAGTTCCGCTACGACAGTCCGGTGCGTCGACTCGAGCGGGTCGGCGACCGGGTGCGTGCCGTGCACACCGATCAGGAGCGGATCGAGTGTGATGCGGTCGTGCTCACCCCCGACCTGCCCGTCGCCTACCGCCTGCTCGGCCGGACACCGCGTCGGCTCGTGCCGTTGCGTTGGTCGCCCTCCGCCGTCGTCCTGCACCTAGGGGTCGCGAGCGGGGCGCAGGCGGACCCCGCCCACCACGTCATCTCCTTCGGCGGGGCCTGGCGCCGAACCTTCCGCGAGATCATCGACGAGGGGCGGCTGATGTCGGACCCGTCGTTGCTGGTCACCCGGCCCACGGTGACCGATCCGACGCTGGCCCCGGACGGCCGTGAGCTGTTGTACCTGTTGGCGCCCGCCCCGAACCTGGCCGTCGGCCGCCAGGACTGGGCCAGGATCGGCCCGGCCTACCGTGACGAGCTGATCGCGGTGGCGACCCGGCGCGGCCTGCTCATCGGCGAGCCGGACATCGACCTGAACCATCTGGTCACCCCGCGCGACTGGGCCGAGGGCGGGCACGGCGCGGGCACGCCGTTCTCTCTCGCGCACACGCTGAGCCAGACCGGTCCGTTTCGGCCGGGCAATCGGGTGGCGGGCACGGTCAACGTGGCGCTGGCGGGCTCCGGGACGACCCCCGGCGTCGGCGTGCCGACCGCGCTGATCTCGGGCAAGCTCGCCGCCGCGCGCGTCACGGGCATCCCGGCGGGTCCCGGCCGCAGCAGGCAAGGACGGACGCACGGGCGATGA
- a CDS encoding phytoene/squalene synthase family protein — protein sequence MSRAELDAAGIRGAVLRNSYARCRALNARHGRTYFLATRLLRPDQRPAVHALYGFARWVDDIVDEPGTVDPTARLHLVADQTAAELAAGRSGHPILAAVVDTVTRYGIEHHLITDFLVSMRMDLTVTEYASAADLAVYVRGSAEVIGLQLLPVFGTVGARGAAARHAAALGEAFQLTNFLRDVGEDLDRGRLYLPLDELAAFGVDRDRLLWCRRLGRPDPRVRRALAHFIARNRAVYRRALPGIPMLAPDARPCVATAAVLYQGILDEIEDSDVDVLLHRAVVPRSRRLAVVAPAVLHSLGRRMRSKAADRLRRTPGTERSETPLPGARRA from the coding sequence ATGAGCCGGGCCGAACTGGACGCGGCGGGAATCCGGGGCGCCGTGCTGCGGAACTCCTATGCACGGTGCCGGGCGCTCAACGCCCGCCACGGTCGCACCTACTTCCTTGCCACCCGGCTGCTGCGTCCCGACCAGCGGCCCGCCGTGCACGCCCTCTACGGCTTCGCCCGCTGGGTGGACGACATCGTCGACGAACCAGGAACGGTCGATCCCACGGCCCGGCTGCACCTGGTGGCCGACCAGACCGCCGCCGAGCTGGCCGCCGGACGCAGCGGCCATCCGATCCTGGCCGCGGTGGTCGACACCGTCACCCGTTACGGCATCGAGCACCACCTGATCACCGACTTCCTCGTCTCGATGCGCATGGACCTGACGGTCACCGAGTACGCCAGCGCCGCCGACCTGGCCGTGTACGTCCGGGGCTCCGCCGAGGTGATCGGCCTCCAACTGCTCCCGGTGTTCGGCACCGTCGGGGCGCGCGGCGCGGCGGCCCGCCATGCCGCCGCACTCGGCGAGGCGTTCCAACTGACCAACTTCCTCCGCGACGTCGGCGAGGACCTCGACCGGGGCAGGCTCTACCTGCCGCTGGACGAGCTGGCCGCCTTCGGCGTCGACCGAGACCGGCTCCTCTGGTGTAGGCGACTCGGGCGACCGGACCCGCGAGTGCGGCGGGCGCTGGCGCACTTCATCGCCCGCAATCGAGCGGTGTATCGGCGGGCGCTGCCGGGCATCCCGATGCTCGCGCCGGACGCACGGCCCTGTGTCGCCACCGCCGCCGTCCTCTACCAGGGCATCCTCGACGAGATCGAGGACTCCGACGTCGACGTCCTCCTGCATCGCGCCGTCGTCCCCCGCAGCAGACGACTCGCCGTGGTCGCACCGGCGGTCCTGCACAGCCTCGGCAGGCGGATGCGGTCCAAGGCAGCAGATCGCCTGCGCCGGACGCCGGGAACCGAGCGATCGGAGACGCCGCTGCCGGGAGCACGGCGGGCCTGA